From the genome of Astatotilapia calliptera chromosome 3, fAstCal1.2, whole genome shotgun sequence:
GATGCTGCTGATGGCGGTGGAAAGGGGAAGGTCTGGGTGTGAGATGACTGTGGGCTTGGTAAAGGGGAAAAGAAAATGGGGTGAGAAAAGACCTTTAGATTAAGTAAAGGGGCACGAACAAAAAAAGAGGGGTTAAGAAAAGGCAGCAGATGTCAGGAAAATTGAGATATGTGAACTATAATTATCTTGTAACTTTCTAGTTACAATATTGCCTCAGCattatggaaaaaaatgaatccaTACAAAGCGTGTATACTTcaaatgaaactaaaacaaatgcaaattccaCTTTGTTAAATAACACGGTCTCAATAAGAGAGCCTGTTCAAGTCAATAAATTACAGCCGAGACAAAAAGACACTTACATGATGGTctggtttatttttatgtgtttttaagtgATTGAGAGGAAGCTGAACatctgaaaaacatcaaatcccACAAAGGTTGTACTGACACTTCACAGCTGTATCCTGTCACATTTATGTTATAATGAGAAACATTTATATGTCTAGTGtagttttctttttagctgTTGCAAACTGTAACTGCATTCTCttgcatgttttgtttcctttttttgaataaataaagctaCGAGAGTTAGCTGGTGTGGTCTGCCGTTTTATTAGCGCGAGTTTACAGAGTTCAAAAGCAGTTTAAATGTCCTTTGTTCCCCTTTcactaaaaagagaaaaacacaccacacaaaaatactgcaaaaggaaAAGGCTGCCTTATATGCATATAGTGTCGAAACTCAAAAGGCACATCTCacttaaaaattaagatgtACAAATGTGTTCAAATCAAATCTCctgttgaaaacaaaacaagaaaactgcaccaaacatcaaaatcaaaccaaaataATACACAGCAAGGCCAAACTAATAAGTCTTCTCACCAGATATTGATGCTTCTTTCCTACGTGACACAAAAAGTAGgagacagatgttttttttttgttttactacaTTCCTGTAATATTATTGTTGAAGTCCTAAATGATCaactttaaagtgtttgtgcacCGTGTACAGTAAGACAGGCATggagaacagcactgactgggagGCTTTGAACAGATGACACACTCAGTTCAAATCAACATATAAGACTTTAAGAATGCACAAGCATCTACctaaaatctatttatttaatctATCATCTTTGATATTTTTAGGTACAattgtaatgtatttttttcatctccgttaaataaacaggcagccttaaagtatgaaatattgatatacaaaaacataaatttgtTTACTGTCACAGTGGCTGATAGTGCCACACAGGCCTCAGCGCGAGCTTGAAGCCATTAcaatgtttaagttgtttaatGTGTAGGTGCTCACGATAAAcagattttgaatgaaagccggGAACTTCGGTAGCACAAAAACTGTCAATTCTTTATGCACATATGGATCAGTCCCTCTTATTACCATGATTGCCCCTTAAGGTGTTTCCAAAGGCACCGTGTTAATGCCAgtcataaacaaaaatataaacagtatcCTATTTACTTGGCGATAAGTTTGCTTTTAGTCTTTAATCAGAAAGCCTTATGTTGGCTAGTTAAGTATCGGGCTAACGTTTAAAGCTTTCACTTGAGTGAAGTCACATTACTGTTACTGCTAAGTAATGTTAGCTAATTTCACAGCCTTTCATACATCACCTCGCCATAACGGCTATAATAACGCTGCCATATTGTATCATACTCAGTGCATTTCAATCATCATAGCAAAACAATTATTTGAAAAAATTAGCATGTGTAATGTACACACACTGGAAAATTATGTACTAGGGCTTACGCAAAGTGCCCCCTGTGAAAAGGTGCAAATCCTTTTTGCAGACCTTTCAGGTGGATTTGTTCCTTGTGTTATCCATactttgtatttgttgtttttcagcaaaCACTTATTAAAACAGCAACCTCCAGGCATGTGGGCAAAGTCTACGCTGACTGTAGACGGTTACGTCTTTTCATTGGCCCGGAGTCTACGGTGAGCGTAGACACTGTAGACTCGGGCCAATAGGAGCGTCGGCTCCCACTGTAGACGACCAATCGTCTGCTCGACGGAAGTTGCgtcaccaaaacaacaacacgcAGCGGAACAGCGAAGAAGCCCGCTGTTTTTTTATGGAAACTGGCATTTCTTTTATGTTTACGCTAATTTATCGACTCTGGATTTAGCGGAAATTACACGATAGCGCATTTAAGCCTTTTTCTTTGTGGTAAATGTTAGCCGCGCGCTAGCCGACATCTAATGTATTACGCCCATTTCTAGTCTTTTCAGTGGCTACAACTGATGTTGGCGACATTAGCAAGTCATGTTGTAAATCCAGATGCCCATGCACCTCGTCAGCAGGCCTGGTGAGAAGTATGGTCTTCACCAAACCTGCACACAGCAGCTGCTCAGCCTTCACTCACGCACAGAGGGTATCCACGCGCCTTCAAGTCAACACGATGCTTTCCGTGGCTCGTTACAAACGATCTGAGATATATGAAGTAGTACGTGTATTTAATATCATACTAGGCAGATTTACCGCACTGCCATTTACTACACATTTACCCGTGTTTGGCTATTGTCAGTACATGCACAATGATATTGTTGATGGTAACATGTATGATTCCAGCCTACCTGAGAGgcacttttgactttttgtagTTCAGCTCACTGATTGACTATCCTGCAGTGCTGTTTTCCTGTATTCCTGTTTCATCCACTTTAATAAAGTGTCCTGTGTTACAGTAACAGTGAGTTGTGGATTTACTTAACGAATGCCCAAGTTGGGCTTTAATCTGTCTTAGACATGTAGACACAACTATGTAGAAACACGTAACAGACCTGAACCAAAGAAGCAATGTGTACAAGCAGGCAAAGACAAGTTTTGGAAGTATTTGTACAACACATGCCTCCGCAACAACTTCAGTGTTTCCTGGAATTGATTAGGAAACACTAACAGAGCTATTATCTGTTATGTGAGTCAAATTTCCCCAGATAGTCTTGGTTGACATCAGGTGAATGTGAAAGCCATGGTGTATGATCACGCCATTTTCATAATCAACTATTCAGTCTATTTGTCACAGGACAAACATAATCTCTCATAGCAAGTTTCTAATGATTTTACAACTCTTACCTTTGACAAGTGAACCCTAACATGGCAGCAAAGTGCAACAATGTCTCTCTGTGTAGGGATCAGGAGTTCAGGGCATGCCTTTAATTTCTTGCCTGTCTGTAAATGACAGTGTCATGGCATGAATAATCCTTCAGATTTTACCAgttgaaaagtaaaacaattACATTGTCAGAAGAACCTAAAAGACTTTGCACATAATaatcacagaagaaaagaaaggaattgATTTTCAATTGCTCTTAATTTCAGGGCACTTTCCAACCTGTTGGTTCAAAAGAGCCAAAAGAAAATCCTCATCGATGTTGGAGTAAAAACTAGATGCTTTTATTGGAATATACACTGATAATGCTTACTGTCCTGTCATTGTAAACCAgtcaaaatacataaataacacATTGTGATCATGCTGAAGACCACAGACAGCAGTCCAGGCGTCAGGCGGGATAAAGGAGCTGAAAACATCACCTGATAAAGAAAAATCAGACAACAGACTGAATGAATAAAAGAAGGCTTCTTCATTGCACATTTTTCACCAATCACAAGCCTCTTCTCTCACTCTAGACTTTTGACCAATCACCGATCAGGATGAATTGCACTACTGTACTGTCCATCCGACTGTTCGGCAGACAGACATGCTGAGGAGCAAGGCAAAATTTTGCTTTTAGACTTCGggactcattttatttctccatctgaagaaaactattcaagcagatagttatttgtggtgaatgaaaTACGGTTACAATTTCAAGAGGTTTTAAGCACTACACGCGAAATCCAAGCACTCTTCAATCAAAGATTTCAAATACCAGTATGCACCCCGATTAACGATGTACTTGTTGAATGAAAAAGAGTAGgggtgtaattttttttttcacatgttaATAGGGGAAAGCGCGTACGCAGTCCCCACTACCATAAATTGTGCAGTTGAGATTCCCACATTTGAGGAATTCACAGAGGTCAGAATTGCCTTTGTGCAATGGCAAAGCCTCGCTCTGGATGAACCACCTTTGTGATCATGGTATCATCCCTGCCAGGTAAGTATGAGTGGGAGACAGCCGGGCGAGGGGTGGGTTTCAGCCGCATACGAGTCAGCCTGACGGTTTTACGGAAATAAGCAGCAACACAATGTTTAGTGGAACACGATCATAATTTAAAATCTAACTCGTTCACCAAATGATTAATGCTATTTTATTGACATGTAATAGTTAATTTGAAAGTTAAATAGGCTGAGATTTTCCCATAATGCTTTGCCGCAATGTATGGGTTCGACGTCGCAGCTTACTTCCGGTCAGCGagcgttttattttttttttaaagttttacaaaTCATTATACAATGACAATGACTAGGGATTCATTTATGTAATATATTCGGCAAGCGTCCAAAATGATAAGACTAACGTGATAAGTGAGGCTTTCCTTTTTAACTGTGGTTTCATTCAGCCAAATTGACCTGGTGTCTATTAACAGGTGTTTCCCCAGCTTTGCTCACAAAAGATTAATAAAACTGGAGTaaaatgttaagaaaaaaataagtacaCTGTAAAACAAGTCCATATGGGACAAAACATGCGTCGACATTCGTCTATTTTACGAATAAACTGCTCCAGCAATGTCATGCTAGCGTGGCTGTAAGAGTACTGTGAGTTTTGGCGCCATCTAGTGGACCACCGAACAGAGCGACATGCTAACCCTGACCAGGGGCGGGAGCATGTGCAGTAGGCCAGCTGCTATGAGCCCAGTGAACACACGGCTATTTTGCATAAACGCAAATATTGAATAAAAGTCATCTGGCGTTTAAACAAGAACTTGTTTGGTGAAGTTAAGCTATCAACGTGCACAGTTTTAGCTGCCATAAACGATCCCATACTCGCATACATTACAGTGTAAAGAAAACAGTATAAACGGCTACTCATTAGCAGAGGAGACCTACATTATCCGACACCTGGTGATGCACAAGCTTACCAGCCTGTTAACTTAATTAGTACCCTGAAAGAAAAGTTCAGTTACAGCAGGGGTTATTAATGATTTATTAATCATTGGCTTACCCATGGACTGGCGCGACACCACCGAGTTTAAGGCCTCAAAAGCGACATTTTCAACACTCATCTGAGGAAAGCTGAAGGTGCCATTGAAGATGACGACTGGACTGTTTTTATACAGCCCAACATACAGGGAAAACTCCATAAAATACACGACGTATTCCAGGATAAACAGACTGCTGAGTAAATAACATTTAGAGAACGATGTCTGTCTCAAACGCACGTTTAAGAAAGTCATTAATTGTCTAATATTTGTCGTTAATTGACCGTCTACTATTTGCTTATATCAGTAAAAGCCCGTGGAgcctgtaaaaagaaagaaatgtcctGTTTTGCAAGTATTTTTATGACATGTCATCTTGTGGCTTTATTTGTCCACGGCCAAAGAGGTATCCCAGGTATTTCACTTCTTGTGCTCAGGCACACATTTGGAGTCGAACCAGCCACAGTCACAGTGCTGCTCCACGTTTTGCTCTCTGATTGCTGGCTGCATGTTTAGCCAGGTGATTACCTGTTAAGCCTCTCTGACGGTGGGAGGTCGAGAGCAGATAGAGCAGAGTATACCGTGAAGCCATTCACAACACAAGAGGAACACCGCTAAAAGAGGACACGATCTCTTATTGCTCATACTAACTGGACACAGAGGTAAGGTAAGCAATGTGCAGTAGAAAAAACAAGATCAAGTACTAACAGTGATAGAAAacactgtttctttttatctttaagCATTCCTAAAACTGTTAATTttcacatttccaaacaataataatggattgcattcatataGCGCATATTCACTAATATGTTTAATTGAAGTACATAGTGCacttattgtggcatgtgtgtctctgtttatCCACAGCATGTCCAAAGCAGGAGAGCGGACCCCTTCAACAACTTCCGCTGACTCAGCCTCAGCAGATGGGTAACTTGAGATCGTCTTTGTGTGTCTTCCTCAAAGTAGAATAAATTTGTCTAAAAGTATGCACGATTTCCACAACTCTGATGTGTGGCCGTGGTAACTTCATTCATTACCTCAGGAAAAAATGTTCGAATTTCTCAAGCAATAAATATGCTTATTCGTAAGATGATTTTTATAGCAGAGGTCTCTGGTGTCAAATGTGAGGAAGAATTGTGACTTTACATGTTTTAGAAAAGAAGGCGGCACTAAATCTCCCAAGGGAAAGGAGTCCCCATCAGGCTCAGTCTCCGAAACGCCCAAGAAGTCTTTGAAGAAGTCCAAGAAAGTCTCTGAGAGTAAGAAAAAAGTCTACATCTCCGTGCTCAACAGTATTTTTGGGGCGGTAAGTATTTTTACCCATTCAAATGTGCTGTACagctgtgacctttgacctttacataTTCAATCACAGTTTTAGCTCAATTTTATATCCCAGTATCAAGTTTTTCTTCACGcgcatttgtttaaaaaaaaaaaaatcattatccATTTAAACGCCATGACAACAGTCACAGGTGTCACATGTTACAATGTCAGGAGCCAGGCGGAGGTGAGACGGTGTGCTTACAGGTGTGCTCCTGATCTTTCTGgagcttttttccactaagCCTGGTGTGTCTGACGTGTTAGTCGCCCGTTAGCACAAGCTTAGCGTCACAATTCATTAGGATGATCCAAAAGAAGAGCTCCGTCAGAACGAGACCGTTTGTTTTTTGATATGTTTATAAATGATAATTACACACAAGTTAGCAATCTTTGATGTCATGAGCATCACACTCATTTACAAAAATGAAATGGTGTCGATTTTATTCTGTTGTGGAgtatttgactttgtttttgctgctgtgacATGTCTGATTCGCGTGTGTGCAGGACAGAGAACTGGCTCAGGCTGAATTAGACGGTGAGTCTCACTCACACCTACATCAGCGTTACATTTATTACACTGAGGTGTCGGGCCTCAGAGGTGATCGCctaaaaatcctgttttgtgttGTCAGTGGTGAATTATTAGAGTTTAAATGAACTGTTAATGTTAAAATGACTGCCTAAACCCAGCttttgtttagtgttttaatattttaagcttttttttttccagttcttttttttaatttcatttactttttgtttctttccatCTTCATAAATCTATTGTATGTTCAAAAGTAGGGAGAAATGTTCCCAGACCACACCTTTTCATTACATACTGTAACTATTTTTCAACAGTTTTCCTTAAATTGTGTGAATTTGGGTGCTAAATGTTATCAGTAACTTTCATGTTCTCTTTGCAACCCCTATGATATTCCTCACAGAGCTGCACGAGGCCTTTAAGGAGTTTGACTACGACCAAGATGGCTACTTGAACTACAAGGACGTGGCTGAGTGCATGAGGACTATGGGATACATGCCCACTGAAATGGAGCTGCTGGAAATAGTGCAACAGATAAAGATGAGAAGTGAGTCCACTGagaacatgtttaatgaaatcGACCAGTCGATTTCAAATCTTTATTAAACagtcaagtaaaaaaaacaacaactccatATTTGGCCATGTTTTGGCCTTTATTGGTTCACTTAAGAGCCCCTTTCTTCTTCACAGTGGGCGGGTTAATGGACTTTGAAGACTTCATTGAACTGATGGGACCGAGGATGATGGGCGAGACGGCGGACATGCTGGGACTAAAGGAGCTCCAGTCGGCCTTCATGCAGGTCTGTCAGCTAACGATGACTCAATTACCGCAGTTATCGAATTAGAGCGAATGGACAGAAATCCCAAATAAATGTGCGCACACAGTATCATCGGATACGCACGTCATTTCAAgtactttgtttttcagtttgatgTAGACGGAGATGGAATAATCAACCTGGAGGAGTTGAAGGAAGCGCTGAAGACCCTGCTGGGGGAGAAGCTGAAGAAAGGAGAACTAGAGGAGATCTTAAAGGAGCTGGATATTAATGCAGATGGGAGCATTGATTTTGAAGGTGAGAAGACATCAGCATGTTCGGGCCATTAACTGATTCATTAGAAGTGTGCGTGTTTTTACACTTTTCAAACTTTTCATCCACATTCACCATTACACCAACAAACCCCTGCTCTTCTGTCAGATGCCACACACtcactcagttttctgttttctcttctttctccttttgCTCAGAGTTTGTGATGATGCTCTCTATTCGCTAATCGTTCAACAGACCGACCAACCATGGACAGACTGCTTTGGTCCACAGCTGTATTCACAGTTAGGCTCACTTGTGTTTGTAACCTAGCTACAGACTTTTACTACATAAAGTGTGGCCTAGCCTTGCAATAATGCTGCATGTGACGAACTTCTGCATCACTCCCACATGTCATCAAATGCAGAATATGCCGAGTGTTATCATTTTGTAGATCCATGAACATTTTGTTGTGATATAGCATGTAAATAAGACTGCAGTGTTTTGctattttaataaagaaatcaaaCTCACTCATGCCTGTCACTGAAACGTCAGGACACATCACAACGAGCATCACGTCACAGCAGACTTCATTCcaaaaacatctgttttattgtttccaGGTCATTGTTAAACAAAATAGGAATGATAGTGATCATTATTATCCAGAGAATATaagttaaatataaataagatCATGTCAGGTCGGCTAGCGTCAGAATTAGAATTGCACATTCAAATCATCAGAAAGAAAAGTTTCACATTTCAGAATCAAATCCCACATCAGGCCGGCATTTAGCGGTGGTACCGAACCCAATCATAAGCCCAATTTATCCTCCATTTAAAACTCTATAAATATATCACTACATTAAACTTAATCTGCGTATTAATATCGTAATTATTGTTCTTACTATAACGTCAAACTAAACCGTAGCTCAGGGAATCTGTAACATGCAGCACGAGTAATCTGCTGAGATTTACGTCTCAATGCCAGGCGAGAAACGGAAACACGAGCCAGAAAAATCCAATTCCCGAAAAAGCACAGAGATGGACGAGGCGCTGACGTCACAGGAGTTATAATCAGGAGTTTGTCATGCATTTTCTCTCGTATGTTAGACTTTTGAGAttctaaaaatacacatttctcTTGTTTAGAGCTGGTCACAATGTAGCTTTGATGCATTATTTATccttcattttttaataaaactaaGTTTTACACATCCACACTGTAAAACTCGTCTTCAAACCACAATAAATTCTGTGTTGCATTtcacagacaaataaaaaatgctcATCATTAATTTGATACTTTCCACTGAATACCAGTCACTTATATTTTGCACATGaagtaatttcaaaataaaagctcctgCTCTCCCTCGTACGACCTCCCGTCCATTTCTCCTACTTTCACTGGAATGTTTGCTCCACTTTTTGCACACTTCGTGACAATGAGCAGCACCATCCCAAAAGCAGATTTAGTAAACAGGTGCATGTACTGTACGTCTTCCTTGCGCGAGAGAACTTGCTCGGTTCAGTTTGTGTGGTGCTCACATTGGCAGGATTGAGGGTGTTCTGGCTTTCCCAGGATGACACACACTAAAACCGGTCATGGTACTTTAGGATGCTTTGGATTAAAGCCCATACCGAATATTCTGAATGCATGCTGTACCATTCTGACTGCTTTGCGAGGTTATACTGATTTAATTAACAGTTTATTTTTGTACTGTAGATCTGTTTGTATCAATTATGTACTTAGTCATCATGAATGGGCATGCTGTCCATTGGTCACACTGCAGTAACTcaaatcacatcacatcacagcaTCCTTCTGTGTGCAGCCTTTAACACTACAGCAGCTACGGTGCCTTCATTTCTTCACGTCGTCTTCGTTCCTCTACATGCTGCCAAACATCTCAGTGTCCCTTCTTACTTCTCAAACTCTGTTCATCTCTTTAGGAAAcccctttcttcctttctttaatCCAACTAGATGGTAGGTATATAGATAAAGACAGATAAGcttcttctattttttctatCCACGACACACTGCGCCTTCTTTGATCAACAGGATCTGACTAGTAAGACTTCTCAGTGGTCCTCTATTGTTTACAGCTCGTTGGTCAGCTCATCTGCAAACTCAGCCATGATGTCATGCACCCAGGTGTCCTTTTCTTCCTGGGAAGTGTCAACTAGGAAGACAGTCAGCTTCCTCTCCCAAGGGGTAGTGGCTTCCTGTACTGCCTCCAGCTGGGCCACCATAGGCTTCTTCTCCACGTGGTGCCGGAAAACAATGGAGGCCTCCTCGGACCACTGCCTTTGCTTCACTCCTGCGGAGAACCAGGAGCCAAGTCCAAATGAGAACCAGGCATAAATAAATAGGTataaataataagtaataaatTAAACGGAGGTCTTGCAGATTGATGTAATTGTACAGCCCAGTTGACTGAGTGTCATGTGACGTGTACTCACCAGCCAGCTGAGCAGTGATTCCCTGAAACGGCAGCTGTCTGAACTCTTTGATCAGAGGCCTGAGCTGTGTGCAGCTGACCAGCTCGTGCTTACCATAGTCCAACTCATAAACAGACACCAAGCCGCTGTTCAGAACTCCCTTCACCAGCACACGATGCCAGCTAAAGAATCGATGGAGAGAAAGCACACGCACTTACAATTCAAGTTCTTAACAGCATGCGTTGTGAGATTTGTAGTTGTAAACTCACCTGTTTTCCACTTTAGCAGCATAAATCTGATTCTTCTCTACGTTTAGTGGTTTCTCCTCTGTTTTGTTGTAGTAGAGAATCATCTCTCCCATCAGCACTACCAGTCTGTACATGTCTCCCCATGGCTGTAGCACAAAGTGGCCGGGGTGGCACGCCAATGATACGTATACATCCATGTTGTTTCCTGAAAAAACAAGAGTCCAATGTGAAATAAGAACATTGAGGATTAGAGCATTCAAATGCAGTATATACTGTGTGGTGGGTGTTTAAACAAGACAAATAACAACAGTGTTTTCTTTAGACAATATACTCTTCCTTGGTACCTATAGTGGGCAGCTCTAATGGTGGTGGCAGCTGGAGAGAGGATGTGGGGGATGATGGTGTTTCTGTCGGGCTgctgggggtggtggtggtgtttcCACCGCCTCCACTGCCTTTGGGCCCTGACAGAGCCCTCCTGAGGTGAGGCTTGACTGGGACATTAGCTGATGTTGGGCTGCCATTGGTGGAGTTACTGGCACTGGAGGTCTTGGTGGATGAAGTAGGTGTGGAAATCCTGGCAGAGCTGAGAAAGTCATAAAACTAGAAATTCAGTTTAAATGAATTACAactgagaaaggagaaaaaatagaCATTAGCTGGAGGGCACAGAGTTAACAGGTGAAAAACCATCATCGAGAACCTGTGGCTGGTCAGGAAGACGTCTGGTTGCTGCTTTAACAGCTCGGACTGGGCCATCTGACGGTTGAGGCTGCGGTCCGGGTCATGGAAGTTCTTGTCTGTGAATAAGTGGACGTGAATGCAGCGCTTCTTTTCATCCACTTTGGCAACcttggtgagtgtggagggacaCGAAGAAAAACATAGaggaaaaagcacagaaaactcATTTAACACATTTACGGCTGCGTTTAGTTTCTTCATAGTAGAATATTTTAGAACAGAATATATTAGAATACTTTTCACAGTTGTTTTGAGTTTCTAAATCAATCTAAATATATtgctatatgtaaaaaaaaggaTAGTGTGAATGTTTGTAAGTCTATTTCTTATCATCGTCTCCACCTCT
Proteins encoded in this window:
- the LOC113018563 gene encoding calcium-binding protein 2-like, which produces MSKAGERTPSTTSADSASADGKEGGTKSPKGKESPSGSVSETPKKSLKKSKKVSESKKKVYISVLNSIFGADRELAQAELDELHEAFKEFDYDQDGYLNYKDVAECMRTMGYMPTEMELLEIVQQIKMRMGGLMDFEDFIELMGPRMMGETADMLGLKELQSAFMQFDVDGDGIINLEELKEALKTLLGEKLKKGELEEILKELDINADGSIDFEEFVMMLSIR